A genomic region of Arachis stenosperma cultivar V10309 chromosome 9, arast.V10309.gnm1.PFL2, whole genome shotgun sequence contains the following coding sequences:
- the LOC130949038 gene encoding uncharacterized protein LOC130949038 yields MPPKKEIDGRTYEVHSIRRKRIHRGKPQYMLKWTGWKDVSNTWETQESLHHMRDYMNDFDAKIKSRIRENLKKRNSSHNTPSQALSSRPFIANPSPLFSESEEESTEEEEDENEEKKKEEKEEKTKDDIEDSDYDVNVKVSPVVRRPIARTCKNVKNKSQEPSRIDNPVRVSSEEEDSEKEECNVNIAPTPLRTPNDRPSLDDSKQDNDQSDSEAHILANPQIVLFADPI; encoded by the exons ATGCCACCAAAAAAAGAGATTGATGGTCGCACTTATGAAGTCCACTCCATTCGCCGTAAGAGAATTCATCGG GGTAAGCCACAGTACATGCTCAAATG GACAGGATGGAAGGACGTATCAAACACTTGGGAGACTCAGGAGAGCCTCCATCATATGCGTGATTACATGAATGACTTTGATGCCAA AATAAAATCAAGAATTCGTGAGAATCTCAAGAAGAGAAACAGCAGTCACAACACTCCTTCACAGGCATTGTCATCACGTCCTTTTATTGCAAATCCATCTCCTCTTTTTTCTGAGTCAGAAGAGGAGTCAACAGAGGAAGAGGAGGACGAAAacgaggaaaagaagaaagaagagaaagaagaaaaaactaAGGATGATATAGAAGACTCTGATTATGATGTGAATGTTAAAGTTTCCCCTGTTGTTAGACGACCAATTGCAAG AACTTGTAAGAATGTGAAGAACAAGAGTCAGGAACCTTCACGTATTGATAATCCTGTACGTGTGTCTTCTGAGGAAGAAGATTCTGAGAAAGAAGAGTGTAATGTGAATATTGCCCCTACTCCTCTTCGAACCCCGAATGATAGACCATCACTTGATGATAGCAAGCAAGACAATGATCAATCAGATTCTGAAGCGCATATTCTTGCCAATCCTCAAATTGTCCTTTTTGCTGATCCAATttaa
- the LOC130949037 gene encoding uncharacterized protein LOC130949037: MSWIELLLLLRVVGAEAASVAGERSAGKDFKFVVSVILSFEKGKTQYMLKWAGWKDISNTWETQESLHHMRDYVNDFDARIKSRIRENLKKRNKHQSTPSQASSRPFIANPSPLFSESEEESEEEEEEDKDEQEEKEEKEEKTKDDKEDSDYDVNVKVSPGVRRPIARTCKNVKNKSHESSCVDNPVCVSSEEEDSDKEDCNVNIASTPLQTLNRRLSHDDGKEDNAQPDPEEHILANPQIVLFADPI, from the exons ATGTCATGGATAGAGTTGTTGTTACTGTTACGAGTAGTTGGAGCTGAGGCTGCCTCTGTCGCCGGAGAACGCTCTGCCGGTAAGGATTTTAAATTTGTGGTTTCGGTCATTTTGAGTTTCGAGAAG GGTAAGACACAGTACATGCTCAAATG GGCAGGATGGAAGGACATATCAAACACTTGGGAGACTCAAGAGAGTCTCCATCATATGCGTGATTACGTTAATGACTTTGATGCCAg AATAAAATCAAGAATTCGTGAGAATCTCAAGAAGAGGAACAAGCATCAGAGCACTCCTTCACAAGCATCGTCACGTCCTTTTATTGCAAATCCATCTCCTCTTTTTTCAGAGTCAGAAGAGGAGtcagaagaggaagaggaggaggacaaGGACGAGCAAGAggagaaggaagaaaaagaagaaaaaactaAAGATGATAAAGAGGACTCTGATTATGATGTGAATGTTAAAGTCTCCCCTGGTGTTAGACGACCAATTGCAAG AACTTGCAAGAATGTGAAGAACAAGAGTCACGAATCTTCATGTGTTGATAATCCTGTGTGTGtgtcttctgaagaagaagattCTGATAAAGAAGATTGTAATGTCAATATTGCCTCAACTCCTCTTCAAACCCTGAATCGTAGACTATCACATGATGATGGCAAGGAAGACAATGCTCAACCAGATCCTGAAGAGCATATTCTTGCCAATCCTCAAATTGTCCTTTTTGCTGATCCAATttaa